TTAATTAAACGGATTTTTGAGCATGATCGTCTGCTCGCGGCCGGGGCCGACGGAGACGAGGATCATCTCCGCGCCGACGATCTCTTCGAGGCGGCGCACGTAGCGCTGCGCGTTCTTCGGCAGATCGGCAAGCTTCTTGGCGCCGGAGAGCGGCTCGTCCCAGCCTTCCATCTCTTCCCATACCGGTTCCGCGTTCTTTAAAACTTTCACGCTCGACGGAAAGTCGTGGTAGGTTTTGCCGCCGCTCTGATAGTCGGCGCAAATCCGGATTTTCTTAAAGCCGGTGAGCACGTCGAGCTTGGTGAGCGCGATGCCGGTCATGCCGTTGATCCTGACGGCGTGGCGCACGCCGACGGCGTCGAACCAGCCGCAGCGGCGCGGCCTCCCGGTGGTGGCGCCGAACTCGTCGCCTTCCTGCTTGAGACGCTCTCCCTCCGGACCTTTCAGCTCGGTCGGAAACGGGCCGCTGCCGACGCGCGTCGTGTAGGCCTTCGATAGTCCGATGACTTCTTGGATGTGACGCGGGCCGATGCCGGCGCCCGTGCAGACGCCGCCGATGACCGTGTTCGAAGACGTGACGTAAGGATAAGTTCCGTGGTCCACGTCGAGGAGCGTGCCTTGCGCGCCTTCGAAGAGGACTTTTTTCCCGGCCTTGATCTCGCGGTCGAGCAGCACGCCGGTGTCGGCGATATATTTTTCCAGCTCGTCGCCGAAACCCCGGTAGGAATCGTAGATCTCGTCGTAATCCAGAGTTTTTTCTTTCAGGATGGCCTTGAGATAAATGTTTTTTTCTTCGATGTTGCGGCGGAGCTTGTCGCGGAAGGTCGTGCCGTCGAGCAGATCGACGAAGCGGATGCCGGTGCGCGCGACTTTATCTTCGTAGGCCGGTCCGATGCCGCGCCCGGTGGTGCCGATTTTTCCTTTGCCGCGGAGTCTTTCGCGCGCCTGATCGATCGACTTGTGGTAGGGCATGATTAGGTGCGCCTCCTCGCTGATCTTGAGCAGCGAGTCGTCGAGCAGGTGGCCTTTGGCCCTGAGCGCGCGGACCTCTTCCAGCAGCACTTCCGGATCGACCACGACGCCGTTGCCGATCACGCAGAGCTTGTCCGGATGAAGCGCGCCGGAAGGAACGAGGTGGAGAACGGTCTTCTCGCCGTTGACCACGAGCGTGTGGCCGGCGTTGTTGCCGCCCTGAAAGCGGACGACGATGTCGGCGTCGAGGGTGAAGAGATCGACGATCTTGCCTTTGCCCTCGTCTCCCCACTGCGCGCCGATGACAGCGACGTTGGCCATTTAGATAGCTCTCAGCGGTCAGCTCTCAGCCATCAGCCGGAACTCGGAAGCTGAAAGCTGATTGCTGACAGCTTCTTGGCTGCTTCACAACTTTACCAGCTGCGCGGTGACGATGTTCGGCAGGTTGCGCAGCGCCTCCATAGTATCTTTGGGCACGTCGCCGTCGACGTGAACGCAGGAGATCGCCATCCCGCCGACTTTCTCGCGGCCCAGCTCCATACCCGCGATATTGATCCCTTTCTCGCCGAGGAGCGTGCCGACCGCGCCGACCACTCCCGGGACGTCGCGGTTGTGAAGAATGAGCAGATAGCCTTCGGGCACGGCTTCGAGGTAAAAGCTGTTGATCTTCACTATCCGTGGATGCTTGGCGCCGAAGACGGCGCCCTCGACCTCGAACTCTTTGTCGTGGTCTTTGACCTTGACGCTGATCGAGCTGGCGAAGTCGCTGGCGCGGCTGCTCTTGGACTCCACGACCTTGATGCCGCGCTCGCGCGCGACCAGCGGCGCGTTGACGTAGTTGACGCTCGATTCCATCACCGGCGTGAGGATACCTTTCAGCACCGCGAGCGTCAGCGGCGCCACGTCGTACTGCGTGACCTCGCCGGCGTATTCGATCTGCACCTCTTTGGGGAGCACCGAGAGGAGCTGCACCTGAAGGCTGCCGAGCTTTTCTCCGAGCGTGAGATAAGGGCGGAGGGAATTCAACAGCTCGGGACTTACCGAGGGCATGTTCACCGCGTAGCGGATCACGCCGCGCGCCAGGAAGTCGACCATCTGCTCGGCGACCGCGATCGCGACGTTGAGCTGTGCCTCGTCCGTGGACGCGCCGAGATGCGGCGTGGTGATGACCTGGTCCATCTTTATCAGCGGATGATCGGGAGGCGGCGGCTCCTCGACGTAGACGTCGAGTGCGGCGCCCGCGACTTTGCCCCGGCGGATCGCTTCGGCGAGGTCGTTCTCGTCGACGATGCCGCCGCGCGCGCAGTTGATGATGCGCACGCCGTTCTTCATCTTGCCGAAGGCTTTCTTGTTGATCAGGCCGCGGGTCTCGGCGGTAAGCGGCACGTGGACGGTGATAAAATCCGCGCGCGCGTAGATCTCGTCGAGACTTACCATCTCGACGCCCATGCGGGCGGCACTGTCCGGCTGAACGTAGGGGTCGTAGGCGATGACTTTCATTCTGAAGCCCAGCGCCCGTTCGGCGACGATGCGGCCGACGTTGCCCATGCCGATCAAGCCGAGAGTTTTGTTGCAGATCTCGACGCCGACGAACTTTTCCCGGCTCCACTTCCCCGATTTGAGCGAGGCGACCGCCTGCGGG
Above is a window of Candidatus Binatia bacterium DNA encoding:
- a CDS encoding adenylosuccinate synthase, with translation MANVAVIGAQWGDEGKGKIVDLFTLDADIVVRFQGGNNAGHTLVVNGEKTVLHLVPSGALHPDKLCVIGNGVVVDPEVLLEEVRALRAKGHLLDDSLLKISEEAHLIMPYHKSIDQARERLRGKGKIGTTGRGIGPAYEDKVARTGIRFVDLLDGTTFRDKLRRNIEEKNIYLKAILKEKTLDYDEIYDSYRGFGDELEKYIADTGVLLDREIKAGKKVLFEGAQGTLLDVDHGTYPYVTSSNTVIGGVCTGAGIGPRHIQEVIGLSKAYTTRVGSGPFPTELKGPEGERLKQEGDEFGATTGRPRRCGWFDAVGVRHAVRINGMTGIALTKLDVLTGFKKIRICADYQSGGKTYHDFPSSVKVLKNAEPVWEEMEGWDEPLSGAKKLADLPKNAQRYVRRLEEIVGAEMILVSVGPGREQTIMLKNPFN
- the serA gene encoding phosphoglycerate dehydrogenase, whose translation is MEPKRQVEQTKILVTDPLASQGLEVFERTPGFKVDLKVGIKPPEIKPIIKNYHGWVLRSGTKVTEDILETADNLKVIGRAGIGVENIDVAAASKKGIVVMNTPGGNNVTTGEHTISLMLALARHIPQAVASLKSGKWSREKFVGVEICNKTLGLIGMGNVGRIVAERALGFRMKVIAYDPYVQPDSAARMGVEMVSLDEIYARADFITVHVPLTAETRGLINKKAFGKMKNGVRIINCARGGIVDENDLAEAIRRGKVAGAALDVYVEEPPPPDHPLIKMDQVITTPHLGASTDEAQLNVAIAVAEQMVDFLARGVIRYAVNMPSVSPELLNSLRPYLTLGEKLGSLQVQLLSVLPKEVQIEYAGEVTQYDVAPLTLAVLKGILTPVMESSVNYVNAPLVARERGIKVVESKSSRASDFASSISVKVKDHDKEFEVEGAVFGAKHPRIVKINSFYLEAVPEGYLLILHNRDVPGVVGAVGTLLGEKGINIAGMELGREKVGGMAISCVHVDGDVPKDTMEALRNLPNIVTAQLVKL